One Primulina huaijiensis isolate GDHJ02 chromosome 8, ASM1229523v2, whole genome shotgun sequence genomic region harbors:
- the LOC140983397 gene encoding homeobox-leucine zipper protein ATHB-12-like — translation MKKLQLARDLGLQPRQVAIWFQNRRARWKARQIEQEYKVLKTNYDNLYLQFDHLKTENESLQRQLQEISDVEKNLDEDYLSDHGDGGFKVKFPDGETFSKPFGKIEENEEELASWGEDEEAEISRLASPQKWNNLCSDCLFEQSLGSAQNWWENEQRN, via the exons ATGAAGAAACTGCAGCTGGCTAGAGATCTCGGGCTGCAGCCACGCCAAGTAGCCATTTGGTTTCAGAACAGAAGGGCTAGATGGAAAGCAAGACAAATAGAGCAAGAGTATAAAGTGCTCAAAACTAATTATGATAATTTGTATTTGCAGTTTGATCACTTGAAGACGGAGAACGAGTCTTTGCAAAGACAG TTGCAGGAGATAAGTGATGTCGAAAAGAATCTGGATGAGGATTATTTGAGTGATCACGGAGACGGAGGATTCAAAGTAAAATTTCCAGATGGTGAAACATTCAGTAAACCCTTcggaaaaatagaagaaaatgaagaagaaTTAGCAAGCTGGGGTGAAGATGAAGAAGCAGAGATCAGTCGCTTAGCCTCACCTCAAAAATGGAACAATCTATGCTCGGACTGTCTATTCGAGCAGTCGCTGGGAAGTGCTCAAAACTGGTGGGAGAATGAGCAGAGAAACTAA